A region of Pyxidicoccus parkwaysis DNA encodes the following proteins:
- the carF gene encoding plasmanylethanolamine desaturase — MKKNEIKNKVRQQDAQALAQGYSPAIRAMEIASIVTFVSLELALVYRLWGNPFTGTWLLLSAVLLGYLAADFVSGFVHWMGDTWGSTKMPLLGKAFIRPFREHHVDEKAITRHDFVETNGNNCLISIPVAIMAVAMPHTGPGWVFVSAFLGAMIFWVMATNQFHKWSHMDAPPPVIAFLQRVHLILPPDHHRIHHTAPYNKYYCITVGWLNWPLNAVHFFPLAERLITWATGLLPRQDDIGDEAALALVVAQSDAEAPVVQAAKELLTKATEETSASPVSSRPSA; from the coding sequence ATGAAGAAAAACGAGATCAAGAACAAGGTGCGCCAGCAGGACGCTCAGGCGCTGGCCCAGGGCTATTCGCCCGCCATCCGTGCGATGGAGATTGCGTCCATCGTCACCTTCGTCTCGCTGGAGCTGGCGCTGGTGTACCGGCTCTGGGGCAACCCCTTCACGGGCACATGGCTGCTGCTCAGCGCGGTGCTGCTGGGCTACCTCGCCGCGGACTTCGTCTCCGGCTTCGTCCACTGGATGGGCGACACGTGGGGCTCCACGAAGATGCCGCTCCTGGGCAAGGCCTTCATCCGCCCCTTCCGCGAGCACCACGTGGACGAGAAGGCCATCACCCGCCACGACTTCGTGGAGACCAACGGCAACAACTGCCTCATCTCCATCCCCGTCGCCATCATGGCCGTGGCCATGCCGCACACGGGGCCGGGCTGGGTGTTCGTCTCCGCCTTCCTGGGCGCGATGATCTTCTGGGTGATGGCGACCAACCAGTTCCACAAGTGGTCGCACATGGACGCGCCGCCGCCCGTCATCGCCTTCCTGCAGCGCGTGCACCTCATCCTGCCGCCGGACCACCACCGCATCCACCACACGGCGCCGTACAACAAGTACTACTGCATCACCGTGGGCTGGCTGAACTGGCCGCTCAACGCCGTGCACTTCTTCCCTCTGGCGGAGCGCCTCATCACCTGGGCCACCGGCCTGCTGCCGCGCCAGGACGACATCGGCGACGAGGCCGCGCTCGCGCTGGTGGTGGCCCAGTCCGATGCCGAGGCCCCCGTCGTCCAGGCCGCCAAGGAGCTGCTCACCAAGGCCACCGAGGAGACCTCGGCGAGCCCCGTCTCCTCCCGCCCGTCGGCCTGA
- a CDS encoding murein hydrolase activator EnvC family protein — protein MRRALLHLPLAMFLALAASPASAQQHEEAEQAALREKLATQRATLALIEAKKLSVLEGVELMEEMAAFSRRRVRSLEGDLAVFKRRVTLAEREEAVLREALRLQLRRLSPRLRTLYRLMRRRPLEVLLSADDFAALVWRARALEASMSGDLELLRAVQRVAHLQRQATLELKRLQTSLASRVAFLQEQEKLARAQQEALEEVVGSLAGEAELAKRAVRELEQADAELTRVVADLKELPATHGFGALKGKLPRPVKGVVEVGFGKVVNPRFNTITVQKGVDIRAAAGTAVQAVAEGTVAYAGSLRGYGNLLILDHGDGFHTLMAHLATITPELGATVAAGDVVGEVGDTGSLKGAYLYFEVRKAGQAVDPALWLAPATP, from the coding sequence ATGAGGCGGGCGCTCCTCCACCTTCCGCTGGCCATGTTCCTGGCCCTGGCGGCCTCTCCTGCGTCCGCGCAGCAGCACGAGGAGGCCGAGCAGGCCGCCCTGCGCGAGAAGCTGGCCACGCAGCGCGCGACGCTCGCGCTCATCGAGGCGAAGAAGCTCTCGGTGTTGGAGGGCGTGGAGTTGATGGAGGAGATGGCGGCCTTCTCGCGGCGGCGCGTGCGCTCGCTGGAGGGGGATTTGGCCGTCTTCAAGCGCCGCGTGACGCTGGCCGAGCGCGAGGAGGCCGTGCTGCGCGAGGCGCTGCGGCTCCAGCTTCGCCGGCTGTCCCCCCGGCTGCGCACGCTGTACCGCCTCATGCGCCGCCGGCCGCTGGAGGTGCTGCTGTCCGCCGACGACTTCGCCGCGCTGGTGTGGCGCGCCCGGGCGCTGGAGGCCAGCATGTCCGGAGATTTGGAGCTGCTGCGCGCGGTGCAGCGCGTGGCCCACCTGCAACGGCAGGCCACGCTGGAGCTGAAGCGGCTCCAGACATCGCTGGCCTCGCGCGTGGCCTTCCTCCAGGAGCAGGAGAAGCTGGCCCGCGCGCAGCAGGAGGCGTTGGAGGAAGTGGTGGGCTCGCTGGCCGGCGAGGCGGAGCTGGCGAAGCGCGCGGTGCGCGAATTGGAGCAGGCGGACGCGGAGCTGACGCGCGTGGTGGCGGACTTGAAGGAGCTGCCCGCCACGCATGGCTTCGGCGCGCTGAAGGGCAAGCTGCCCCGGCCGGTGAAGGGCGTGGTGGAGGTGGGCTTCGGCAAGGTGGTCAACCCGCGCTTCAACACCATCACCGTGCAGAAGGGCGTGGACATCCGCGCCGCCGCGGGCACGGCGGTGCAGGCCGTGGCCGAGGGCACCGTGGCCTACGCGGGCTCGCTGCGCGGCTACGGCAACCTGCTCATCCTGGACCACGGCGACGGCTTCCACACGCTCATGGCCCACCTGGCCACGATTACGCCGGAGCTCGGTGCCACCGTGGCCGCCGGAGACGTGGTGGGCGAGGTGGGCGACACGGGCTCGCTCAAGGGCGCGTACCTGTACTTCGAGGTCCGCAAGGCCGGGCAGGCCGTGGACCCGGCGCTCTGGCTGGCCCCGGCGACGCCCTGA
- a CDS encoding PEGA domain-containing protein, with protein MRTSSFRVLNAALSGWLVGLLAVGPAAAQTSMPSRLVPRALSGASTAPTVTVVAIALDAAARTESVRLTHFAEQAVARSGRLELVRLADALDTAGRREREAGANEAAAAMKEGQRAYDELDTQQALQQFDKAVRAYEAGDLSLHFGELSRARVMKAASQVANGENTAAQLEIRAVLAVDPRAQFSPNYFPPDEMAFVEKERKASLASTRTSLTVHTEPVPAQVYVDGQFRGVSPVSLTDLSPADHYVTAVAPGFSLAQRRAREGETTLTLKPVAAQKALQMATEAAARKPESPERDKALRELGALAGVNQVLALMVRGGAGAGPLDVTGLRLEVTDGHNAAYALAQVPRGEGMAAGSEALLAGLVAADAPRQGGKPVTHFSGGASATRRTVGYVLMATGVAMLAGGIYFGMEASAKEDDFRRTPQTSPRAQDLKDTGKTYALVADIGVIAGLASAGLGAYFAFAGGGSSGGGKAPAHVTPAEPARTPPPARTPPPARTPPQDTKREALPMPPPPSGTKPKSESLPMPPPPAPKATTPAAKEEPPAPAPSRTDSKRAQEEARQREEELRQRREEVERQRRELEEQRKKDEESAAKREEEAKRQREEEAKRKREEEERRKKEEEKKKKPSLDEDDLRNY; from the coding sequence ATGCGTACTTCGAGCTTTCGCGTGCTGAACGCGGCCCTGAGTGGGTGGCTGGTGGGCCTGCTCGCCGTGGGTCCCGCGGCGGCACAGACCTCCATGCCCTCGCGGTTGGTGCCCCGGGCGCTGTCCGGCGCCTCCACGGCTCCCACGGTGACGGTGGTGGCCATTGCGCTGGACGCGGCGGCCCGCACCGAGTCGGTCCGGCTGACGCACTTCGCGGAGCAGGCGGTGGCGCGCTCCGGCCGGCTGGAGCTGGTGCGGCTGGCGGACGCGCTGGACACGGCCGGGCGCCGTGAGCGCGAGGCCGGCGCGAATGAGGCCGCCGCCGCGATGAAGGAGGGCCAGCGCGCCTACGACGAGCTGGACACGCAGCAGGCGCTCCAGCAGTTCGACAAGGCGGTGCGTGCCTACGAGGCGGGAGATTTGTCCCTGCACTTCGGCGAGCTGTCGCGCGCGCGGGTGATGAAGGCGGCCTCGCAGGTGGCCAACGGGGAGAACACGGCGGCGCAGCTCGAAATCCGCGCGGTGCTGGCGGTGGACCCGCGGGCGCAATTCTCCCCCAACTACTTCCCGCCGGACGAGATGGCCTTCGTGGAGAAGGAGCGCAAGGCCTCGCTCGCCAGCACGAGGACGTCGCTGACGGTGCACACGGAGCCGGTGCCCGCGCAGGTGTACGTGGACGGCCAGTTCCGCGGCGTGTCGCCGGTGTCGCTGACGGACCTGTCGCCCGCGGACCACTACGTGACGGCGGTGGCGCCGGGCTTCTCGCTGGCGCAGCGCCGGGCGCGCGAGGGCGAGACGACGCTCACGCTGAAGCCGGTGGCGGCGCAGAAGGCGCTGCAGATGGCCACCGAGGCGGCGGCGCGCAAGCCGGAGAGCCCGGAGCGCGACAAGGCCCTGCGCGAGCTGGGGGCGCTGGCCGGCGTGAATCAGGTGCTGGCGCTCATGGTGCGGGGTGGGGCGGGGGCGGGGCCGCTGGACGTGACGGGGCTGCGCCTGGAAGTGACGGACGGGCACAACGCGGCGTACGCGCTGGCCCAGGTGCCGCGCGGTGAGGGCATGGCCGCGGGCTCGGAGGCGCTGCTGGCGGGGCTGGTGGCCGCGGACGCTCCGCGCCAGGGCGGCAAGCCGGTGACGCACTTCTCGGGCGGCGCCAGCGCCACGCGCCGCACGGTGGGCTACGTGCTGATGGCCACGGGCGTGGCCATGCTGGCCGGCGGCATCTACTTCGGCATGGAGGCCTCCGCGAAGGAGGACGACTTCCGCCGCACGCCGCAGACCAGCCCGCGCGCGCAGGACCTCAAGGACACGGGCAAGACGTACGCGCTGGTGGCGGACATCGGCGTCATCGCGGGCCTGGCGTCCGCGGGCCTGGGTGCGTACTTCGCCTTCGCGGGCGGTGGAAGCAGCGGCGGCGGCAAGGCCCCCGCGCACGTGACTCCCGCCGAGCCCGCGCGCACGCCTCCACCTGCGCGTACGCCTCCGCCCGCGCGTACTCCGCCGCAGGACACGAAGCGCGAGGCGCTGCCCATGCCGCCTCCGCCCTCGGGCACGAAGCCCAAGAGCGAGTCGCTGCCCATGCCGCCTCCGCCGGCCCCGAAGGCCACGACTCCCGCCGCCAAGGAGGAGCCGCCCGCTCCCGCCCCGTCGCGCACGGACAGCAAGCGCGCACAGGAGGAGGCACGCCAGCGTGAAGAGGAGCTGCGCCAGCGCCGTGAAGAGGTGGAGCGCCAGCGCCGCGAGCTGGAGGAGCAGCGCAAGAAGGACGAGGAGTCCGCCGCGAAGCGTGAAGAGGAGGCCAAGCGCCAGCGCGAGGAGGAGGCGAAGCGCAAGCGTGAGGAGGAGGAGCGGCGGAAGAAGGAAGAAGAGAAGAAGAAGAAGCCTTCCCTCGACGAAGACGACCTCCGGAACTACTAG
- a CDS encoding alpha/beta fold hydrolase, translating to MDLMGGVQKVMRHMLVARGVESTTVEVAGQSLHHYSLKGEGKGPPVVLVHGLGGSANGFGRTFFSLAKRFSRVVAPDLPGHGFSMEYCGGEVCVRNQFDVLRAYVEQVVGEPAFVVGNSLGGAMSVNLAAESPQWVRALALVAPAGAELPEAENVALLNSFVVRSPAEARAFTRRLFHRPPLPALLFAYELRRFYDTPTVRALTAEALATRASLEPGKVRNLAMPVLFLWGGSERLLPSVTLEWYRAHLPPHARVNVVDGFGHVPQLERPDELVSHLVRFADASGL from the coding sequence ATGGACTTGATGGGCGGGGTTCAGAAGGTGATGCGGCACATGCTGGTGGCGCGCGGCGTGGAGTCCACCACCGTCGAGGTGGCCGGGCAGTCGTTGCACCACTACTCGCTGAAGGGCGAGGGCAAGGGGCCGCCGGTGGTGCTGGTGCACGGGCTGGGCGGCTCGGCCAACGGCTTCGGGCGCACGTTCTTCTCGCTCGCGAAGCGCTTCTCGCGCGTGGTGGCGCCGGACCTGCCGGGCCACGGCTTCTCCATGGAGTACTGCGGCGGCGAGGTGTGCGTGCGCAACCAGTTCGACGTGCTGCGCGCCTACGTGGAGCAGGTGGTGGGCGAGCCGGCGTTCGTGGTGGGCAACTCGCTGGGTGGCGCCATGTCCGTGAACCTGGCGGCGGAGTCTCCTCAATGGGTGCGCGCGCTGGCGCTGGTGGCTCCGGCGGGCGCGGAATTGCCGGAGGCGGAGAACGTCGCGCTGCTCAACTCCTTCGTCGTGCGCTCGCCCGCGGAGGCACGTGCCTTCACGCGGCGGCTGTTCCACCGGCCTCCGCTGCCCGCGCTGCTCTTCGCCTACGAGCTGCGCCGCTTCTACGACACGCCCACCGTGCGAGCGCTCACCGCGGAGGCGCTGGCCACGCGCGCCAGCCTGGAGCCCGGCAAGGTGCGCAACCTCGCCATGCCTGTTCTTTTCCTGTGGGGCGGCAGCGAGCGGCTGCTCCCCTCGGTGACGCTGGAGTGGTACCGCGCCCACCTGCCGCCGCACGCCCGGGTGAACGTGGTGGACGGCTTCGGCCACGTGCCGCAGCTCGAGCGTCCGGACGAGCTGGTGTCGCACCTGGTGCGCTTCGCCGACGCGTCCGGACTCTGA
- a CDS encoding SLC13 family permease: protein MSQRAAPRTTTGQWVGRIGGPILAALVYFIPSGLHSIPGMGHRPAAAAAVAAWMALWWFTEAVPMGWTALLPLVLFPALGVFGDESVVMSVGHSALPFVDPYIFLFMGGMALGAGLEQWGLHRRIALLIMHAVGTGPRRLLFGMLAATAAVSLWISNTATAVMMVPIGMALVAQLEAAEGRRLEHFGAALMLAVAYGSNIGGIGTKIGSPTNSVFAGVVSRRLGNDVGFVEYMIAALPFVLIFLPIAWAVLWRWARKDAMGPGQGGEVIASELSRLGPLSGGERAVGGVFLVAAVLWIFGDLLRPLLAPFVALAFNGFKLAGKHYEAGVAIAGALVLLLAGRLSVAALRRVPWDTLLLLGGGFALAAGIEASGLSAWLIARLSGLEGLPALAQHGVVATVTIMLSAIASNTATVNVMLNVLPASRPLMAISTFAASCDFALPAGTPPNAIVFGSGYVRLPVMMKAGVLLDVLAALVLTIYGVTWVTWVLP from the coding sequence ATGAGCCAGCGGGCCGCTCCGCGTACGACAACGGGCCAGTGGGTGGGGCGCATCGGTGGGCCCATCCTGGCCGCCCTCGTGTACTTCATCCCGTCCGGGCTGCACTCCATCCCGGGAATGGGCCACCGCCCCGCCGCGGCCGCCGCCGTGGCCGCGTGGATGGCGCTCTGGTGGTTCACCGAGGCCGTCCCCATGGGCTGGACGGCCCTGCTCCCGCTGGTGCTCTTCCCCGCGCTGGGCGTGTTCGGCGACGAGAGCGTCGTCATGTCGGTGGGCCACTCCGCCCTGCCCTTCGTCGACCCGTACATCTTCCTCTTCATGGGCGGCATGGCCCTGGGCGCCGGGCTGGAGCAGTGGGGCCTGCACCGGCGCATCGCGCTGCTCATCATGCACGCCGTCGGCACCGGGCCCCGGCGCCTGCTCTTCGGCATGCTGGCCGCCACCGCCGCCGTGTCGCTCTGGATTTCCAACACCGCCACGGCGGTGATGATGGTGCCCATCGGAATGGCGCTGGTGGCCCAGCTCGAGGCCGCCGAGGGGCGCCGGCTGGAGCACTTCGGCGCAGCGCTGATGCTGGCGGTGGCGTACGGCTCCAACATCGGCGGCATCGGCACCAAGATTGGCTCGCCCACCAACTCCGTCTTCGCGGGCGTGGTGTCGCGGCGGCTGGGCAACGACGTGGGCTTCGTGGAGTACATGATTGCCGCGCTCCCTTTTGTCCTCATCTTCCTGCCCATCGCCTGGGCGGTGCTGTGGCGCTGGGCGCGCAAGGACGCGATGGGCCCCGGCCAGGGCGGGGAGGTCATCGCGAGCGAGCTGTCCCGGCTCGGCCCCCTGTCTGGCGGCGAGCGCGCGGTGGGTGGTGTGTTCCTCGTCGCGGCGGTGCTGTGGATTTTCGGAGACCTGCTGCGCCCCCTCCTGGCTCCATTCGTGGCCCTCGCCTTCAACGGCTTCAAGCTGGCCGGCAAGCACTACGAGGCGGGCGTGGCCATCGCGGGGGCGCTGGTGTTGCTCCTCGCGGGTCGGCTGTCCGTGGCGGCGCTGCGCCGCGTGCCGTGGGACACGCTGCTGCTGCTGGGCGGCGGCTTCGCGCTCGCGGCCGGAATCGAAGCGAGTGGCCTGTCCGCCTGGCTCATCGCCCGCCTGTCCGGGCTGGAGGGGCTGCCGGCGCTTGCTCAGCACGGCGTGGTGGCCACCGTCACCATCATGTTGTCGGCGATTGCCTCCAACACCGCCACGGTGAACGTCATGCTCAACGTGCTGCCCGCGTCGCGGCCGCTGATGGCGATAAGCACCTTCGCGGCCTCGTGCGACTTCGCGCTGCCGGCGGGCACGCCGCCCAATGCCATCGTCTTCGGCAGCGGCTACGTGCGCCTGCCGGTGATGATGAAGGCCGGTGTGCTGCTGGACGTGCTGGCCGCGCTGGTGCTCACCATCTACGGCGTGACGTGGGTGACGTGGGTGCTGCCGTAG
- the ftsE gene encoding cell division ATP-binding protein FtsE: MIQFFHVYKAYPGDPPVLSDINLNVEKGEFVFLTGPSGAGKTTLLKLIFCAEKATKGQILVGGRNIARIRESAVPYLRRNIGVVFQDFKLLPHRTVEDNVSFTLDVLGVPRAEAREKVRRMLKLVGLEHKADSFPLRLSGGEQQRVVIARALVNDPTILLADEPTGNLDPALTVEIMDLLTQVNVRGTTVMVATHDATLLARYQKRTVRLERGQIVSDEDGVKAARRMVAG, translated from the coding sequence ATGATTCAGTTCTTCCACGTGTACAAGGCGTATCCCGGCGACCCGCCGGTGCTCTCGGACATCAACCTCAACGTGGAGAAGGGCGAGTTCGTCTTCCTCACCGGCCCTTCCGGCGCGGGCAAGACGACGCTGCTCAAGCTCATCTTCTGCGCGGAGAAGGCCACCAAGGGGCAGATTCTGGTGGGCGGCCGCAACATCGCCCGCATCCGCGAGTCCGCGGTGCCCTACCTGCGGCGCAACATCGGGGTGGTGTTCCAGGACTTCAAGCTGCTGCCGCACCGCACCGTGGAGGACAACGTGTCCTTCACGCTGGACGTGCTCGGCGTGCCGCGCGCGGAGGCCCGCGAGAAGGTGCGCCGCATGCTCAAGCTGGTGGGGCTGGAGCACAAGGCCGACTCGTTCCCCCTGCGCCTGTCGGGTGGAGAGCAGCAGCGCGTGGTGATTGCGCGCGCGCTGGTGAATGACCCGACCATCCTCCTGGCGGACGAGCCCACCGGCAACCTGGACCCGGCGCTCACGGTGGAAATCATGGACCTGCTCACCCAGGTCAACGTGCGAGGCACCACGGTGATGGTGGCCACGCACGACGCGACGCTGCTGGCGCGCTACCAGAAGCGCACGGTGCGGCTGGAGCGCGGGCAGATTGTGTCCGACGAGGACGGCGTGAAGGCGGCGCGGAGGATGGTGGCCGGATGA
- a CDS encoding S41 family peptidase has protein sequence MTGLSQPWRAALAAFLLLTGPAGADEKTKDGAKASAATGRAERAERDDATYHQLELFARVLSYVENNYVEPPDRERLVQGAIQGMLETLDPHTVYMPPEVFREMKIDTSGEWGGLGIEIARKNERIVVVAPIDDTPAARAGIKAGDELVGIDGESTQGMDVGRAMQKMRGPAGGRVLLTIMREGFSAPREIAIIRDHIRIVSVEGALYGGIGHVKVKNFQDRTDLYLRKELDRLRALNGGKELSGLVLDLRNNPGGLLDQAVAISDRFLPGNLPIVSTRGRDGRNATEERSKDRDTEKDYPVVVLVNAGSASASEIVAGALQDHGRATIMGTQTFGKGSVQTVIELEDGSGLKLTIARYYTPKGRSIQERGITPDYVVPDEPDGKVPRDVVREKDLQRHFRAEPTAATETPAGAPHGLPEGLKPWDVTAALKDYPLKVALDYLHGRVPAQARAPGRASGR, from the coding sequence GTGACGGGTCTCTCCCAGCCGTGGCGCGCGGCGCTGGCCGCCTTCCTCCTTTTGACCGGACCCGCTGGCGCCGACGAGAAGACGAAGGACGGCGCAAAAGCCTCCGCCGCCACCGGCCGCGCGGAGCGGGCCGAGCGCGACGACGCCACCTACCACCAGCTCGAGCTCTTCGCGCGCGTGCTCTCCTACGTGGAGAACAACTACGTGGAGCCGCCGGACCGCGAGCGGCTCGTCCAGGGCGCGATTCAAGGCATGCTGGAGACGCTGGACCCGCACACCGTCTACATGCCCCCGGAGGTGTTCCGGGAGATGAAGATAGACACCTCGGGCGAGTGGGGCGGGCTGGGCATCGAAATCGCGCGCAAGAACGAGCGCATCGTCGTGGTGGCCCCCATCGACGATACGCCCGCGGCGCGAGCGGGCATCAAGGCCGGCGACGAATTGGTGGGCATCGACGGTGAGTCCACGCAGGGCATGGACGTGGGCCGGGCGATGCAGAAGATGCGCGGGCCGGCGGGCGGGCGCGTGCTGCTCACCATCATGCGCGAGGGCTTCAGCGCGCCCCGCGAAATCGCCATCATCCGCGACCACATCCGCATCGTCTCCGTCGAGGGCGCGCTGTACGGCGGCATCGGCCACGTGAAGGTGAAGAACTTCCAGGACCGCACGGACCTGTACCTGCGCAAGGAACTGGACCGGCTGCGCGCGCTCAACGGCGGCAAGGAATTGAGCGGGCTGGTGTTGGACCTACGCAACAACCCGGGCGGCCTGCTGGACCAGGCGGTGGCGATAAGCGACCGCTTCCTGCCGGGCAACCTGCCCATCGTCTCCACGCGCGGGCGCGACGGCCGCAACGCCACCGAGGAGCGCAGCAAGGACCGCGACACGGAGAAGGACTACCCGGTGGTGGTGCTCGTCAACGCGGGCAGCGCCTCCGCGTCCGAAATCGTGGCCGGCGCGCTACAGGACCACGGCCGCGCCACCATCATGGGCACGCAGACGTTCGGCAAGGGCAGCGTGCAGACGGTGATTGAGCTGGAGGACGGCTCGGGCCTGAAGCTGACCATCGCCCGCTACTACACGCCCAAGGGCCGCAGCATCCAGGAGCGCGGAATCACTCCGGACTACGTCGTCCCCGACGAGCCGGACGGCAAGGTGCCGCGCGACGTGGTGCGCGAGAAGGACCTGCAGCGCCACTTCCGCGCCGAGCCCACCGCGGCCACCGAGACGCCCGCCGGCGCGCCGCACGGGCTGCCCGAGGGACTCAAGCCCTGGGACGTCACCGCCGCGTTGAAGGATTACCCGCTGAAGGTGGCCCTCGACTACCTCCATGGCCGTGTCCCAGCGCAGGCCCGCGCCCCGGGCCGCGCGTCGGGTCGGTGA
- the murI gene encoding glutamate racemase, producing the protein MRQGSHSPIGVFDSGVGGLTVLKALMAHLPHESTVYLGDTARVPYGTKSGEVVTRYSLKNAQFLLERGVKLLVVACNTASSVALPALEAALPIPVVGVIAPGAKAALERTRGGGVGVIGTPGTIRSGAYQRALEAADPQVRVKARACPLFVPLAEEGWTTGDVPFLTAREYLAEFARDGVDTLVLGCTHYPLLKGVIAEVVGPRVSLVDSAEATAEAVAALLAERGGLASAAHTAPTHEYYVTDVPERFVEVGARFLGRPIPAAEQVDLTF; encoded by the coding sequence TCCCATTGGTGTGTTCGATTCTGGTGTCGGAGGGCTGACGGTCCTCAAGGCACTCATGGCCCACCTCCCCCACGAGAGCACGGTGTACCTCGGAGACACCGCGCGCGTGCCGTACGGCACCAAGTCCGGCGAGGTGGTGACGCGGTACTCGCTGAAGAACGCGCAGTTCCTCCTGGAGCGCGGCGTGAAGCTGCTGGTGGTGGCGTGCAACACCGCCTCGTCGGTGGCCCTGCCGGCGCTGGAGGCGGCGCTGCCCATCCCCGTGGTGGGCGTCATCGCCCCCGGCGCGAAGGCGGCCCTGGAGCGCACGCGGGGCGGCGGGGTGGGCGTCATCGGCACACCGGGCACCATCCGCTCGGGGGCCTACCAGCGGGCGCTCGAGGCGGCGGACCCGCAGGTGCGGGTGAAGGCCCGCGCCTGCCCCCTCTTCGTGCCGCTGGCCGAAGAAGGGTGGACCACGGGCGACGTGCCCTTCCTCACCGCGCGCGAGTACCTGGCGGAGTTCGCCCGCGACGGCGTGGACACGCTGGTGCTGGGCTGCACGCACTACCCGCTGCTCAAGGGCGTCATCGCGGAGGTGGTGGGGCCCAGGGTGTCGCTGGTGGACTCGGCGGAAGCCACGGCGGAGGCGGTGGCGGCGCTGCTGGCGGAGCGCGGCGGCCTGGCCTCGGCGGCGCACACCGCGCCCACGCACGAGTACTACGTCACCGACGTGCCGGAGCGCTTCGTGGAGGTGGGAGCGCGCTTCCTCGGCCGGCCCATCCCCGCCGCGGAGCAGGTGGACCTGACCTTCTGA
- a CDS encoding cell division protein FtsX has product MSVAAKARYFLRSAGVGLKHSPFVHFIAVTTIAIALFSAGMARGAARVLDNLLASLGGEVEVTVYLAPELGEDEVHGVRTRVEEVTAGEVTLVPPEAALKRLRTELGDLGDALAELPENPLPATLELRVPPEKRNPVALQSLAKELRALPGVSGVDYGEAAVERLTAIARALRFGALVAFAVVLGATVIIVGATLQLAIYARRGEIEIQKLVGATDRFVKAPFLLEGLLQGMMGAGVALLGLWTFGHVMGPTLGSLFAFLLGPGVAAPWVEPRLALELMGAGCGLGLGGSFVAVGRFLRV; this is encoded by the coding sequence ATGAGCGTGGCGGCGAAGGCGAGGTACTTCCTGCGCTCGGCGGGGGTGGGGCTCAAGCACTCGCCCTTCGTGCACTTCATCGCGGTGACGACCATCGCCATCGCCCTGTTCTCCGCGGGCATGGCGCGCGGCGCGGCGCGGGTGCTGGACAACCTCCTGGCGTCGCTCGGCGGCGAGGTGGAGGTGACGGTGTACCTGGCGCCCGAACTGGGCGAGGACGAGGTGCACGGTGTGCGCACGCGCGTGGAGGAGGTGACGGCGGGCGAGGTGACGCTGGTGCCTCCCGAGGCCGCGCTGAAGCGGCTGCGCACGGAGCTGGGGGATTTGGGCGACGCGCTGGCGGAGCTGCCGGAGAACCCGCTGCCCGCGACGCTGGAGCTGCGGGTGCCTCCGGAGAAGCGCAACCCGGTTGCACTCCAGTCACTGGCGAAGGAGCTGCGCGCGCTGCCGGGCGTGTCCGGCGTGGACTACGGCGAGGCGGCGGTGGAGCGCCTGACGGCGATTGCGAGGGCCCTGCGCTTCGGTGCGCTGGTGGCCTTCGCGGTGGTGCTGGGGGCCACCGTCATCATCGTCGGGGCGACGCTGCAGCTCGCCATCTACGCGCGGCGCGGTGAGATTGAAATCCAGAAGCTGGTGGGCGCGACGGACCGCTTCGTGAAGGCGCCCTTCCTGCTGGAGGGGCTGCTCCAGGGGATGATGGGCGCGGGCGTGGCGCTGCTGGGGCTGTGGACCTTCGGGCATGTGATGGGGCCCACGCTGGGCTCGCTCTTCGCGTTCCTCCTGGGGCCGGGCGTGGCGGCACCGTGGGTGGAGCCGAGGCTGGCGCTGGAGCTCATGGGCGCCGGATGTGGCCTGGGCCTGGGCGGCAGCTTCGTCGCGGTGGGCCGCTTCCTGCGCGTATGA